A genomic stretch from Petrimonas mucosa includes:
- a CDS encoding SIS domain-containing protein — MKKILLESLQEAHEALQEFMTNEENLQAIINGAAMISNALQKGNKVICCGNGGSLCDATHFAEELTGKFRDERVPLPAISINDAAHITCVGNDYSFSEIFSRHIDAIGQKGDILLAISTSGNSENVLKACESARKREMYIIGLTSDSANSLRTQSDVAICAPRKRYSDRIQEIHIKVIHIMIQLIEYKRSLE; from the coding sequence ATGAAAAAGATCTTGTTGGAAAGTCTGCAAGAGGCCCATGAGGCTCTTCAGGAGTTTATGACAAACGAAGAGAATCTGCAGGCAATTATAAATGGAGCCGCCATGATATCTAATGCCTTGCAGAAAGGCAACAAGGTAATCTGTTGCGGAAACGGAGGTTCACTTTGTGATGCCACCCACTTTGCCGAAGAATTGACAGGTAAGTTCAGAGATGAAAGGGTTCCGTTGCCCGCAATTTCCATCAATGATGCAGCTCATATAACTTGTGTTGGAAACGATTACTCATTTTCTGAAATATTTAGTCGACATATTGATGCAATCGGTCAAAAAGGCGACATACTCCTGGCAATTAGTACCAGCGGAAACTCCGAGAATGTATTAAAAGCGTGTGAGTCGGCAAGGAAAAGAGAGATGTACATTATTGGATTGACCTCTGATTCGGCAAACTCATTGCGGACCCAATCGGATGTTGCTATCTGTGCCCCCAGGAAGAGATATTCAGACAGAATACAGGAAATACACATAAAAGTAATCCATATCATGATTCAACTGATTGAATATAAACGTTCCTTGGAATAA
- a CDS encoding ROK family protein: MMKKFLGIDIGGTKTAVIYACEKDENAIDIVDKLQFKTTKVEETIKNIFTNLDAVIERNGLKTDEITAIGISCGGPLDSKRGVVMSPPNLPDWNNIPIVDMVGGRYSLPCAIQNDANACAVAEWKFGAGVGTRNMIFLTFGTGLGAGLILNGELYSGTNDNAGEVGHIRLSKFGPVGYGKQGSFEGFVSGGGIAQMARAVLTEQYQQGKNVPWCPFDQIDLITAQTVAEQACKNDDLARKIIITSATYLGKGLSILIDILNPECIVIGSIYARNMELFYPVVEKVLIEETLNNSLEVCQIKPAKLGENIGDYAAVSIASNLANKIIR; the protein is encoded by the coding sequence ATAATGAAGAAGTTTTTAGGAATTGATATCGGTGGAACAAAAACAGCGGTGATATATGCTTGTGAAAAGGATGAAAATGCTATTGATATTGTAGATAAATTGCAGTTTAAGACCACAAAAGTGGAGGAGACAATCAAAAATATCTTCACCAACCTAGACGCGGTCATAGAGCGGAACGGGCTCAAAACAGACGAGATTACAGCCATAGGCATTAGTTGTGGAGGCCCCCTTGACAGCAAACGGGGAGTAGTAATGTCGCCTCCCAACCTCCCGGACTGGAACAATATTCCGATTGTAGATATGGTTGGAGGTAGATACTCTCTACCCTGTGCCATACAAAACGATGCCAATGCTTGTGCTGTGGCGGAATGGAAATTTGGAGCAGGAGTGGGAACAAGAAACATGATATTCTTAACTTTCGGGACCGGACTTGGTGCCGGACTTATTCTAAACGGGGAACTCTACTCTGGAACAAACGACAATGCAGGAGAGGTGGGCCATATAAGATTGTCAAAGTTCGGTCCTGTAGGTTATGGCAAGCAGGGCTCATTCGAAGGTTTTGTCAGTGGAGGGGGAATTGCCCAGATGGCAAGAGCCGTATTGACAGAACAGTATCAGCAGGGCAAGAATGTGCCGTGGTGTCCATTTGATCAAATAGACCTCATTACAGCACAAACAGTTGCCGAACAGGCATGTAAAAATGACGACTTGGCCAGAAAAATCATCATAACCTCGGCGACCTATCTAGGAAAGGGACTTTCTATCTTGATTGACATTCTTAATCCTGAATGTATTGTAATCGGTAGCATCTACGCCCGGAACATGGAACTATTCTATCCCGTTGTTGAGAAAGTTCTAATAGAAGAGACCCTGAATAATTCGCTTGAGGTTTGTCAAATCAAACCGGCTAAACTGGGAGAAAACATAGGGGATTATGCTGCGGTTTCAATTGCAAGTAATCTGGCAAATAAAATAATACGATGA
- a CDS encoding LacI family DNA-binding transcriptional regulator codes for MKRTSLKDIAEKLQLSQTTVSWVLTGNGDRRGISKATQDLVRNCAAEMNYQPNLIARSLNLGKTKTLGLIIPSISDFFYSSIAMEIEQTASKNGYSLMIASSESNPEKEENLLRTFRSKGVDGIIIAPTKKSKNEIKRLIKEKFPIVSFDRFFPDLEMSSIVIDNKESSYKLVRHLIRKGCKKIAVITTNPHLITMCSRVDGYKQDLEEAGIDINPDLIGCVTYDKYELNIINVLDAIFEKEADVDGFFFTTHILALEAFLYFNKKGINFNEKFGLACIHSVSTFEILAPYINVAEMPVKEIGEKSVNILLESIESKKKNRCGKTLQLGFALYPPL; via the coding sequence ATGAAAAGAACCTCATTGAAAGATATAGCTGAAAAATTGCAGTTGTCTCAAACTACTGTTTCATGGGTCCTTACAGGTAACGGTGATAGAAGAGGAATCAGTAAGGCTACTCAGGATCTGGTCCGAAACTGTGCAGCCGAAATGAACTATCAGCCCAATCTTATTGCTCGAAGCCTTAATCTCGGGAAGACAAAAACATTGGGACTGATCATCCCCTCGATCTCAGACTTTTTCTATTCATCAATCGCAATGGAGATTGAGCAAACTGCCAGCAAAAATGGTTATTCATTGATGATTGCAAGCTCCGAATCCAATCCTGAAAAAGAAGAGAATTTACTCCGCACATTCAGATCAAAAGGGGTAGACGGAATTATCATAGCACCTACCAAGAAGTCCAAAAATGAAATAAAGAGATTAATTAAGGAAAAGTTTCCGATTGTATCTTTCGACCGTTTCTTCCCTGATTTGGAAATGAGCTCGATAGTCATCGACAATAAGGAAAGTAGCTACAAGCTTGTTAGGCATTTGATCAGGAAAGGGTGCAAAAAAATTGCAGTTATTACCACCAATCCTCACCTTATAACCATGTGTTCCAGGGTGGATGGATATAAGCAGGATTTAGAGGAAGCCGGGATTGATATTAATCCCGATCTTATCGGGTGCGTTACTTACGATAAGTATGAGCTGAACATAATTAATGTTCTTGATGCCATATTTGAAAAGGAAGCCGATGTGGACGGTTTTTTCTTTACAACACACATCCTGGCACTGGAGGCTTTTCTTTACTTTAACAAGAAGGGGATAAATTTCAACGAGAAATTCGGCCTGGCATGTATACACAGTGTATCAACCTTTGAAATCTTAGCACCATATATCAACGTGGCTGAAATGCCGGTAAAGGAGATCGGAGAGAAATCGGTAAATATTTTGTTGGAAAGTATCGAATCGAAGAAAAAAAACAGATGCGGCAAGACCTTACAACTTGGTTTTGCCTTGTACCCTCCTTTATAA
- a CDS encoding heparinase II/III domain-containing protein produces MRNPIYHVKHLAIAILMGLNITATAQQINHPSLLFTADRIMSAKQRIESEPPFAQAWEQIKKGAETELGSDNLHSMERLAFVYTMTNDSRYARKIKKLLFSIANGEPWTDHEQFTRIPSWRSELNMAHAAYQIAMGYDAIYNYLTPKERQEITDGIYRLIIEPLLGDWVTGTTRIHSLNSMGHNWWAVCACNGGLLALAMSNESEEARKGAEAVLEALPEWFEFAGSELQIRPSNFDRKAGGLYESVTYAEFGISNALLFRLAWMNVHPDSELEEIPQINKLANFFCHVAYPGNNDLRSVNFGDHGIYDTGKRTLLLAYAMGYESAEILWYLNQMSPRQHAAAYGLNTPIGFLYAIDASEYTSPIPNLPKSQLWADFGWATMRNSWEKDATLLAVKSGFSWNHAHADANSFIIFHNGVDILKDAGTCNYGKPEYRDYFFQSDAHNVVKFNGQGQPHEQQDFASTLPGYLCTMLDGDNIKYILANGTGPTSDLFSRNYRHFLWIDNIIYIIDDIKSHQAGHFEWLWHPGGNVKMKEMEMTITNGNSSVVVRPLYPRTLSPVDSERESLYWEKIVAPKDHLEGTEEYYSFHLPSKVNKVMSMSAIILKESAGQGELPVIERRQGENWMGVRVTSQNKITDIYLNQLADGRRMDQPSIIHPDGWTTDAYLLAISYTPGSDPTQSKEIFICHGSMLHRDNTFYLSSLSKLNVISRQLDNVLDLQVSGQPRINFGIRSSNTTPVKVNNRDFTPTITDGLIKIKYKED; encoded by the coding sequence ATGAGGAACCCTATCTATCACGTAAAACATCTGGCAATAGCCATTCTGATGGGTCTAAACATCACTGCAACCGCGCAACAGATCAACCATCCGTCACTGCTTTTCACGGCCGACCGGATCATGTCGGCAAAGCAACGGATTGAGTCTGAGCCTCCCTTTGCCCAGGCATGGGAGCAAATCAAAAAGGGTGCCGAAACCGAGCTCGGTAGCGACAATTTACACAGCATGGAGAGGCTTGCTTTTGTCTATACTATGACGAACGACTCCCGTTACGCCAGGAAGATCAAGAAACTTCTCTTTTCAATTGCCAACGGAGAGCCATGGACCGATCATGAACAATTTACAAGGATCCCTTCCTGGCGAAGCGAATTGAATATGGCTCATGCTGCATACCAGATTGCCATGGGTTATGATGCAATCTACAATTATCTCACCCCAAAAGAGCGTCAAGAAATAACAGACGGCATCTACAGGTTAATAATTGAACCCTTGTTGGGTGACTGGGTAACAGGAACAACCCGAATCCATTCCTTGAACTCGATGGGACATAACTGGTGGGCAGTCTGTGCTTGCAATGGAGGATTGTTGGCATTGGCGATGAGCAACGAATCTGAAGAGGCCCGCAAGGGAGCAGAAGCCGTTTTGGAAGCGTTACCTGAATGGTTTGAATTTGCAGGGAGTGAGCTGCAAATCAGACCCAGTAACTTCGACCGAAAAGCAGGTGGCCTCTACGAAAGTGTAACATATGCAGAGTTTGGAATATCCAATGCATTGCTCTTTCGTTTGGCCTGGATGAACGTTCATCCTGATTCGGAGTTGGAAGAAATACCGCAGATCAATAAACTTGCCAACTTTTTCTGTCATGTTGCCTACCCTGGCAACAATGATTTGAGAAGCGTTAACTTCGGTGACCATGGCATATATGATACCGGGAAAAGGACATTGCTACTGGCCTACGCCATGGGATATGAATCAGCTGAAATTTTGTGGTATCTCAACCAGATGTCTCCCAGACAACATGCTGCAGCGTACGGTCTCAACACCCCAATCGGCTTTCTCTACGCCATTGATGCCAGCGAGTATACCTCCCCCATCCCGAATCTTCCTAAATCTCAACTATGGGCTGATTTTGGGTGGGCCACCATGAGAAATTCATGGGAGAAGGATGCAACCCTCCTTGCTGTGAAATCTGGTTTTTCATGGAACCATGCCCATGCCGACGCCAACTCTTTTATAATTTTTCATAATGGTGTTGATATACTGAAAGATGCCGGCACCTGTAACTACGGCAAACCAGAATACCGCGATTATTTCTTTCAAAGTGATGCTCACAACGTGGTTAAGTTCAACGGACAGGGACAACCGCACGAACAACAGGACTTTGCATCGACGTTGCCAGGCTATCTGTGTACGATGCTGGACGGAGACAACATCAAATATATTCTGGCCAACGGTACTGGTCCCACTTCAGATCTTTTTAGTCGCAATTACAGACATTTCCTTTGGATTGACAACATAATATATATTATTGACGACATAAAAAGTCATCAGGCTGGCCATTTCGAATGGCTCTGGCACCCAGGTGGAAACGTTAAGATGAAAGAGATGGAGATGACCATAACCAATGGCAATTCGTCTGTTGTTGTCCGCCCGCTATATCCGCGGACGTTATCGCCTGTCGATTCAGAAAGGGAATCCCTCTATTGGGAAAAAATTGTTGCACCTAAGGATCATCTGGAAGGTACCGAGGAGTATTACTCGTTCCATCTCCCTTCCAAGGTTAACAAAGTGATGAGCATGTCTGCAATCATACTTAAAGAGAGTGCAGGTCAGGGAGAACTACCTGTAATTGAACGCCGGCAAGGAGAGAATTGGATGGGGGTACGCGTTACCTCCCAAAATAAGATAACCGACATATATCTCAATCAATTGGCCGACGGTAGACGCATGGACCAACCTTCGATAATTCATCCCGATGGATGGACTACAGATGCCTATCTGCTGGCCATAAGCTATACCCCGGGAAGTGATCCGACCCAGAGCAAGGAGATCTTTATTTGCCATGGCAGTATGCTCCACCGTGACAACACCTTCTATTTGTCTTCACTGTCAAAGTTGAACGTAATCAGTCGGCAACTCGACAATGTACTTGACCTTCAGGTATCTGGACAACCACGAATCAACTTTGGCATACGGTCATCCAATACAACTCCAGTGAAAGTCAATAACCGTGACTTCACCCCAACTATTACTGATGGGCTGATCAAAATCAAGTATAAGGAGGATTAG
- a CDS encoding metallophosphoesterase family protein has protein sequence MVGEQNEFNATGRKLSFNREGKFKIVQFTDIHAIEKKGETDHAYDIMNRILDIEMPDLVIYTGDVVTTDQNPKAIWEKVANIPTSRGIPFAVALGNHDSDGRVPRDKIYEIVTGLKGCLNTPKKESIEEVYGYSNQVIPIYKSVNPDEKANIIYLFDSNDYHNLPDIAVKDDWIRSNQIEWYLNQSKALTKENMGKPYPALAFFHIPLHEYRFAATAPGAKIMGWRLDNGEGVGAYNSGLFSAFLECGDVKGVFVGHDHDNSYVVHHQGIALAYGHFSGGLNTYHALCRGARVIELTESEEVFDTWVRLETGRYLYRITVPHTFTSNDPKYRPYP, from the coding sequence ATGGTTGGAGAACAAAATGAGTTCAATGCAACTGGTAGAAAATTATCCTTCAACAGAGAGGGAAAGTTTAAAATTGTCCAGTTTACAGATATACACGCTATCGAGAAAAAAGGGGAAACCGATCATGCTTACGATATCATGAACCGGATACTGGACATCGAAATGCCCGACTTGGTAATCTATACCGGTGATGTTGTCACAACCGATCAAAATCCAAAGGCAATATGGGAGAAGGTTGCCAATATTCCCACTTCCCGAGGCATTCCCTTTGCTGTCGCATTGGGAAATCACGATTCGGATGGTAGAGTGCCCCGAGATAAGATTTATGAAATTGTAACCGGATTAAAGGGTTGTCTCAATACACCCAAAAAAGAATCAATAGAAGAGGTATACGGATATTCAAACCAGGTAATCCCGATCTACAAATCAGTCAATCCAGATGAAAAGGCAAATATTATCTATCTTTTCGATTCGAACGACTATCACAATTTGCCTGATATTGCTGTCAAGGATGATTGGATCAGGAGCAACCAGATAGAATGGTATCTCAACCAAAGTAAAGCGCTAACAAAGGAAAACATGGGGAAACCATACCCGGCTCTCGCTTTTTTTCATATTCCACTGCATGAATACAGGTTTGCGGCAACTGCTCCGGGCGCAAAGATTATGGGTTGGCGATTAGATAACGGTGAGGGTGTAGGTGCCTACAACTCAGGACTTTTCTCCGCCTTCCTCGAATGTGGAGACGTAAAGGGGGTCTTTGTCGGGCATGACCACGACAACTCCTATGTGGTCCATCATCAGGGAATTGCTCTTGCCTATGGTCACTTTTCAGGAGGGCTGAACACCTATCACGCCCTATGTCGAGGAGCACGTGTGATCGAATTAACAGAATCCGAGGAGGTATTCGACACCTGGGTGCGACTGGAAACTGGAAGATATCTCTACAGGATAACTGTCCCGCACACATTTACATCAAACGATCCAAAGTACCGCCCATATCCTTAA